Genomic window (Helianthus annuus cultivar XRQ/B chromosome 3, HanXRQr2.0-SUNRISE, whole genome shotgun sequence):
AAGATATTCTTTGATCTATGCCTGGTGACTTCCCATCAAGCATTAATACATGTTTAACCGAACATGCATGCTAAAACATTCAACTACCTTGAGTGACTTATAGTTTAGGTTAAAATATCGAGTTATCCTCTAAGTAAAATCTTTTAATAAACAGTGAAAAATTACTCTAAATATCAATCATGCACCTTACATAAATCGTCAATATAGACATAAAAACATACGAAGCAAACTTCACCATTAATTGCTTGCTCCAAAGCCAAGCCGGTTTAGACCAACACAAGACTCCATCATTAATATATGTCATGTATTAGAGTTCTCATGATCCATTAATACATTTCTAACAGATACTAGACATCAAAATCTCTAGCAACAAATGCTAGCCATTAACAAATTATCACCGATCATCAATTGTCAACATTTAACATTGATCATAAACATGTGACATCCGGCATAAGCATCTAATAGCTAACAGTCACAACAAATAATTACAACACTAACATACGGGGTAGCATGCATATTAACCCAAAATAGtaaaaaaatggggggggggggtagatcTAGAACTCACTTAGGAGTTAGCTTCTTTACGGTTTACAACATACATTCTGACCTTTGAACACTTAGTCAACTGGTCAAAGATTCACACGAACCATATCAACTTTTCATATACATTAAGCCATACACTTTTAATAGTTTTCACGTCAACACATGTGAATACTTAGACTATTCGCATAAATTCTTTATGCAAATACTTAAACTATTTGCATGAATCACTTATGTGAATACTTAAACTACTTCCACGAATTTCTTATACAAATACATCATTATGTGAAAACTTAGTTTTCACGTGTACATAGTTTATGCTAAGTATAACATTGATCTAAACTATTCGTATATATTAAAGCAAATACTTTCTTTTTGAAAAGTAGAACTATTTATGTGAAATGGACATGCAAATACTATCATGCATAAACTAACTTTTCGCGAATGCTCTCTATCTTTGCCAATACTTATTAGTGAAAACTTTAAGAGAATACTTACCTTCTTTCCCAAAAACCCTAACAATGGCGATTTTTAGATATGATCTTGTTCCACGTCAAGATCCTATCTTATTACACCAAATGCATCATAACCTTCGTATAATTAACATCATTACATGCATAAACTAACATTAAGATGTTAACTTTTACATGATTCTCacgtttttctttttgaaaaccTGAAATCGACTTGAAATTTTAAAACCATTGTGAGAATGTTGTAGAACAGGTTGCCTTTGATTCCAGTTGGATAAAATGGCTTGATAATGTGAATCCTCAAAGCGAAACACGCATAATGAGATTTTGGGTTTGTTTCacagtttctctctctagaataatGGTGTATATGGTGGGAATGATGAGATTGATCTTGCCATGATTTTTCCCCAAGTTAGGTTTTTTACCATAATTCATAATAAGTCCAATTATTATccaacttgttttttttttcaaatcccAAGTACATTTACTATAGAAAATTGGGGTGTTACATATGCAATACACACTCAGATATTTTCGCCAATGAGGTATGCATCAACAATCCTTGGGGGAAGTAGGAACCACTGTTAATTCGTTCGTGAAGGTCTGTGGAGAATCAAACGTGGTAAAGATTTCACTGTCATCGATAACTGTTATCAACAAACAACTAACTAAAGAACATCGTCGTCATATTTCACCAATGTACACATCACCAACAATATTTTTCTTCAGTTGATGATAGTCATTTTTTATTAAGAATATTGATGCTTTTCTCAAAATAGAAGTAAcacattaaaaaataaataaagatgtaaataaaaaatcattttaaccTAAAATCTATACTAAATATGTTTGACAAACAAAAAAATATCTAATTTTCGAGAGTGGGAGAGTCCAAGGGTGGAGGGTGGTGACTAAAGTCGTCTCATTTTATGACGCATAGAAGCCTAACATAACTCATCCAATTGGATTTCATAAAGTTTTGTTTAGCCTTCAACCTCTAGTGGAGCATGTCTTTGAGATGCCTTTGCATCTCTTCCCCCTTGTATGTTCATTCACTTTTTGTTAGGAGGTAATCTAAGTAGAACATTAGACAAACTTTTAGTGTAGTTTGTTAACGATAAGAATAATTACCTTATACAAAAACATGTCTTTGTAGAGTGACTAGAAGCGTAATTGCCCAGTGCTGCAAGTGCCAGGATCAACATAATGGAATAATTGCAACTAGGTTAGTTATTGATGATCGTTTATCTGCCAAAAGCTATTATATGTTTCATGATCTAAACCTCATCGTGGGGTTTCAATAAACAACATATGATTGAGCGTTCTGGTATCAATGTAGAATATCAAGTTCTTGCAAATGCCGCTTATGAGCTTTGCCAGATTAGGTTTGTGCTTCATGTGTTACGCATAAATATTTAGTCTCCCTTCATTATGTTGTGACGACACAAGAGCTACATATCTAGTACTTGTTGAATTTCATCATTGTAACAAACACCTTTAGATTGACATGTATTTCATAACAGATATGGTTGTCGCACAAAGTCTTAGAGATCACTATGTACATATCACCGTTCATATTGCAAAATAATTACTAAACCAAAGGTTGTCTTCGACACGGTTTAACACTCTTAGGTCCAAGCTATGTGTTGATGCGAATGCCTAGCTTCAAGCACATATTATTAGACTAGTTAGTTTGTAGTTATTTAATCTGTCTTTAGTTTATGTtacttgtttgtttttgttttagcaGTTACTCTTTGTATCGTTAATTGAGTTGTCGACACCATACTTCATTGTTTCACATCAACCGAATACATAACACAAAttcactcactctctctctctctctctacattaTTTCTCTTATGATAATAATAACCAAGTACAATTCATAAACAAATAATAAACACAGAAATACAATCTAAAATTTTAACAAAAGGGGAATAGTTTTTCTTTACGTAGATATTGATAGAACAACCAGAAAGACAGCGTTATTACACAAATTTACAACATCGTCGATCAGTCCTCTCCATCGCCTCCAATTTTATCATGATAACTATATATGAATAAACATTAACAAAGATAAATACCTCGTACTTGTTTTAGTTTTCATCGTACTCTACACGAAGCCTTGCACTAACTCGAGTACTTCATTTCTCATTTCTGGTGATCAAGGATACCATTTGAGTCCCACGAGTTTGACGAAGCCGAATTCGCATCGAACTCATTAGACCACCAAGTCATCATGTCCTTGGCACCATCCATGTCCTTGAAAAGTTCAAACTCGTTCACCTGTGCCTGATCTATCGATTCGGAGTTCGCTCCTTTGTTGCTCAAGAACTGGTCGATTTCAGCTTGAAATGCCATAAACTGCTGGAAATCGACACTTGGCTGTTTTACACCATTGGTTTCCGGTAGTGTAGATGACCCAACATTGATTCCATTGATGGGATTGTCTACTTGGTTGATCAACATATTATTAGGTAGGGAGTACACTTGTTGAAGGTGGTTGTTAGATGGTCCATAGAGCTGAACCTTTTGAGGGGAATCAGGAAAAACATGTTGCATCATTAGAGGGTAATTAGATGATTCATTTAAAAGCTGTAAACTTTGCATCATCTTTTCTTGAATTGGGTTCAACTTGCAAGGCCACAAGGACATGTTAGCACGTTGTGACATATTAGGGTTTTCAAGGCTTTGGAGTTGCATATGAAGTTGGAGCCTTTCAATGGCAGAATTACTTAAAGTTTCCACTCCATTCCCATTTTTGGGATCCTGGGTTGAACCAGGTATCCTACTAGCATGAGACTGTTTACGCCTTCCGAGcaacttcttcttcaatcttGTGTTCCAGTAGTTCTTGATATCATTATCAGTTCTTCCAGGAAGTTGCGCCGCGATTATGGACCACCTGATTGATTTTGCAAGTGGTTCAATAATAGTCCATATAGATACATATCATAATAAAAAGTGTTGCAAGTGATGCATAGATCTAAGAGAAATTTGAGCATGTTATGATATGGGTAATATTCTTTGAACAAAAGAAACATAGACAAGTGCAAAGGACAAGCAAACataagttgaaagttgaaacATGAAAGACTGTTACCTGCTACCAATACTAATATAGAGGCTGCAGATGATATTGTCTTCTTCTTCAGAGAATCCTCCATGCTTGATGTTAGGTCTTAGGTAATTTAACCATCTGAGCCTACAACTTTTTCCACACCTCTTTATGCCTTCATATATACCAGAATCCTTAAGTTAGGTTATAAGTTATAACTCCAAGAATTGAAGTATCATACTGACAATTTGACCAATAACAAAAGATGAAATGAATATGCATACCGATCTTTTGAGGAAGAGCGATCCAGTTACCACCGGTGCCATATTTTTCGATATAATCTTTGAGTGTAGCGTCTTCTTCAGGAGACCATGGACCCTTCTTCACGTTTGCTTTGTCACAACAAGGTGCTCTTCCCATGGTTGTTCAATATCTTTACCTTAGTTTGCAAGTCTTCTATCTAACCTCTCTTTCGTTGAGTCTCTGGTTTGTTTGTGGAAAAAATGTATTAGCGAAGACCCTGAATTTATAGTGGGTAAGATTAGGGTTAGTTGTGATGCTAGTTCAAAGAAAAGAAGTTCATACGCTTCTAGGGTTTTGGTGACTTTTTGACAACTTGTTGCATAGAATATAGCTatgctttattattattttaaattctTATTTTTCTTTGAATTTTCTTTTCTAGATTATAGTTTAATAGCTACTTATTGCCTCAAATTTAGGATGTCAATAACACACAACTTTGCGATTGGTATCGTTAACCTCAATGTCCCATATTTGCTCCCATACCAATTTAGTGTGTGCAATCACTAGTTGTTAAAAATTACTCATTAGAATCTTAAAATTACTTTCTTGCTTAATTTCTTTATGATTTTATTACacaatataaaaactaaaaaaaagtgAATTTATTTTATTACCTAAGGACGTACGCAAATAAAAAATAGAATGTTGACGAGTATGATTTGGGTAGACGAGTACGCATGTTTTGAGTAATTGGGATATCACCTAATTCCATGCGCTTTCATACCCAAAAAAAATTTCAATACTAACTTTAATACCCGAATACCCGTCCCTTCACCCATTCGAATAGTTCGGGTTTTGGATTTACGCGTGAGGTCAGGGTTCGTTAGCCATCCATACTTAAAATACATACACCGTTTGTTTCTTTTTTACGGGCTAGCTAATTCGCAATATCTTACTGATATTTAGACACTTCTGCTATGTGAAGTGTGACAATACAGAAATATAGTAAAAGATAGCAGCTACGTAATAAGCTAAATTACTATACATCTCAATTATAGAACtgataataattaataaactgtAATTTCAACTTCAAGTGAACAAATAATAAAGATGCAACCAGACAAACAACTACACAAATATCTCATTGGTGTCCTAAGTATTATTATTTTAAAGTAGACTCTGAGaaattagttttattttaatttaatgttTAAAGGTAATGGTGCAAGTAAATTCAAGAAAGAAGCCTCCATACTCTTTGTTTGTCGCCAACCTCTCATGTATTGTTCCATTATTAGCTACAGATGTATTTGTgacaaaatcataaaaataaaacatttgtcTTAAAGTTTGGATCATTTCTGAATATTAATATAAAATAATGATCTGCTTTTTAATTTATCATGAAATTGATAACAGTTTCCTTACTTTTATAAGAGGAAATGCAAATTCAGGAACTAGGATATATAATCTGGACAAGgtatataacatatatatactTTGGTTATAAAGACTCttatatgtgttcatgaaatATGGAAAATGAGTAAAGAATATGGGTTTTAACTTAAAATTGTTACTTTAGATtgtgtatttttatttttatcttattcaaGAAAAACGAATATTATTTTGACCGATTTAATAATTTAGCATTAAATTTaggttaaaatatattattagtATTGTATCCATTACATTACCCTGAACTTAATATTTAGGTTACTATAATCACAAAAAAACTCATTTGTAATATACTTGAAACTTTAGATCGATATTTGATAGTAACTTTTCTCCTAAttgagttttttttattttttcacttATCCAAGAGGATAGAAATTGATTTTTAGTAGTTCGAAGGAGTGGAAGTCAATTGGTGGTGGCCGAGAACAACTTTGGAATGGATGCAGTTAACTGACCTAATGAAAGAATTGAAGGAATACACATTTAAGAATGATAAAGATAAATGGAAATGGAAAACCCAAACAGTTGGGGGTTTTGAAATAGTTGGGATTAGAATGGATACAAATAAAGAGGGGTATGCTGGACATAAAAACTACCTGTTCGAAGTGTGGGCTTGAAGCGGAGTCCGTGGATCATCTATTGGTGCAGTGTCGTCATGCGAGAAAGGTTTAGGAGACAGTATGGAGTTGGCTAAAGCGTCCAGCGGCAATCAACTTAATGAATTGCAAGGATACATTGAATCTGGTGAGCGAGTATGATGGATCGAAAAAATGGAAAAAGGTAATAAGTGCGGTCTATGGTACAACAATGTG
Coding sequences:
- the LOC110929136 gene encoding transcription factor MYB36, encoding MGRAPCCDKANVKKGPWSPEEDATLKDYIEKYGTGGNWIALPQKIGIKRCGKSCRLRWLNYLRPNIKHGGFSEEEDNIICSLYISIGSRWSIIAAQLPGRTDNDIKNYWNTRLKKKLLGRRKQSHASRIPGSTQDPKNGNGVETLSNSAIERLQLHMQLQSLENPNMSQRANMSLWPCKLNPIQEKMMQSLQLLNESSNYPLMMQHVFPDSPQKVQLYGPSNNHLQQVYSLPNNMLINQVDNPINGINVGSSTLPETNGVKQPSVDFQQFMAFQAEIDQFLSNKGANSESIDQAQVNEFELFKDMDGAKDMMTWWSNEFDANSASSNSWDSNGILDHQK